In Gossypium hirsutum isolate 1008001.06 chromosome D06, Gossypium_hirsutum_v2.1, whole genome shotgun sequence, one genomic interval encodes:
- the LOC121218323 gene encoding probable sucrose-phosphate synthase 1 → MAGNDWINSYLEAILDVGPGIDEAKSSLLLRERGHFSPTRYFVEEVITGFDETDLHRSWIRAAATRGPKERNTRLENMCWRIWNLARKKKQLEGEEVQRNAKRHLERERGRREATADMSEDLSEGEKGDFPGDGSAHGDSVQGRMRRIVSVDLMENLANQIKEKKLYIVLISLHGLLRGENMELGRDSDTGGQVKYVVELARALGTMPGVYRVDLLTRQVSAPDVDWSYAEPTEMLTPRTTESSMQELGESSGAYIIRIPFGPKDKYIPKELLWPHIPEFVDCALSHIRQMSKVLGEQIGGGQPVWPVAIHGHYADAGDSAALLSGALNVPMLFTGHSLGRDKLEQILKQGRQSRDEINTTYKIMRRIEAEELSLDSSEIVITSTRQEIEEQWRLYDGFDPVLERKLRARIKRGVNCHGRFMPRMVVIPPGMEFHHIVPHEGDMDGDAERNEEDPTPDPPIWSEVMRFFTNPHKPMILALARPDPKKNITTLVKAFGECRPLRELANLTLIMGNRDNIDEMSGTNATVLLSILKLIDKYDLYGQVAYPKHHKQYEVPDIYGLAAKTKGCFINPAFIEPFGLTLIEAAAYGLPIVATKNGGPVDIHKVLDNGVLVDPHDQQSIADALLKLVSDKQLWARCRQNGLKNIHQFSWLEHCKTYLSRIAMCKARQPQWQRSNIGFEYPEPNSPGDSLRDIQDLSLNLKLSLDGEKNEGTGTFDNSLDSIDRKSNLENAFLKLSNGIIGGTEKASLMEKAEQNVSGSRFPVLRSKKYIFVIAVDCDSVSDIPKIIKTIMDVAGKENSIGLILSTSLSISEVHSLLISGSISPLDFDALICNSGGDLYYPSTSSEDGTGLPFTVDLDYQSHIEYRWGGEGLRKTLVRWATSVNEKKGQIISEDESRSTVHCYTFDVKEPESIPPVKELRKLMRIQALRCNVIYCQNGTILNVIPVLASRAQALRYLYIRWGMELSGIVVFAGECGDTDYEGLLRGVHKTVILKGIGNTALKLHSNRTYPLDHVLPFDSPNIHHAEGCSNEEIRSSLRKLQVSKE, encoded by the exons ATGGCGGGAAACGATTGGATAAACAGTTACCTGGAAGCGATCTTGGACGTTGGTCCAGGGATCGATGAAGCGAAATCGTCATTGTTGCTGAGGGAGAGAGGTCATTTCAGTCCAACTCGTTACTTCGTGGAAGAGGTTATCACTGGTTTCGACGAGACCGATCTCCACCGTTCTTGGATTCGA GCTGCTGCTACGAGGGGTCCTAAGGAGAGGAACACGAGACTGGAGAATATGTGCTGGAGGATTTGGAATTTGGCTCGAAAGAAGAAGcag CTTGAGGGGGAGGAAGTTCAACGCAATGCTAAGCGTCACCTTGAACGTGAAAGAGGCCGCAGGGAGGCAACTGCTGACATGTCTGAAGACCTTTCAGAAGGAGAGAAAGGAGACTTTCCCGGTGATGGTTCAGCTCATGGCGATAGTGTTCAAGGAAGAATGCGTAGAATTGTTTCGGTTGATTTGATGGAGAACTTGGCCAATCAGATCAAAGAAAAGAAGCTCTATATTGTTTTGATAAG TCTTCATGGTTTGTTAAGGGGTGAAAACATGGAGCTTGGTCGTGATTCTGATACAGGTGGCCAG GTCAAGTATGTAGTAGAACTTGCTAGGGCCTTGGGCACAATGCCAGGAGTTTATCGGGTTGATTTGCTGACAAGACAAGTGTCAGCTCCGGATGTTGATTGGAGTTATGCTGAACCAACAGAGATGCTTACGCCAAGAACTACAGAGAGCTCAATGCAGGAGCTTGGTGAGAGCAGTGGTGCTTATATTATTCGTATCCCCTTCGGTCCAAAAGATAAATATATACCCAAAGAACTTCTTTGGCCTCATATTCCTGAGTTTGTTGATTGTGCACTTAGTCATATCCGACAGATGTCCAAAGTTCTAGGTGAGCAAATTGGCGGTGGGCAACCAGTCTGGCCTGTTGCTATTCATGGACATTATGCAGATGCGGGTGATTCTGCAGCTCTTCTTTCTGGGGCTCTAAATGTGCCAATGCTTTTCACTGGCCACTCACTTGGTAGAGATAAGCTAGAACAGATATTGAAACAGGGTCGACAATCGAGGGACGAAATAAATACAACTTACAAAATCATGCGACGGATAGAGGCTGAGGAGTTATCTCTTGATAGCTCTGAAATTGTTATAACCAGCACTAGACAGGAGATAGAAGAGCAGTGGCGCCTTTATGATGGCTTTGATCCAGTACTGGAGCGCAAACTTAGAGCAAGGATCAAAAGGGGTGTCAACTGCCATGGGAGGTTTATGCCTCGTATGGTT GTAATTCCTCCTGGAATGGAGTTTCATCATATTGTTCCACATGAAGGAGACATGGATGGGGATGcagaaagaaatgaagaagatcCTACTCCTGACCCACCAATTTGGTCCGAG GTAATGCGTTTCTTTACAAACCCACACAAACCGATGATTCTTGCCCTTGCTCGGCCGGACCCTAAAAAGAATATTACAACTTTAGTCAAAGCATTTGGAGAGTGCCGACCTTTAAGGGAGCTTGCTAATCTT ACATTAATAATGGGAAACCGTGATAATATTGATGAAATGTCTGGCACAAATGCAACTGTGCTTCTCTCGATTCTTAAACTGATTGACAAGTATGATTTGTATGGCCAAGTAGCATATCCCAAGCACCACAAGCAGTATGAAGTTCCTGATATTTACGGGCTAGCAGCAAAAACGAA aGGGTGTTTTATTAATCCAGCATTTATCGAGCCATTTGGGCTTACTTTGATCGAG GCAGCAGCATATGGTTTGCCTATTGTTGCCACAAAAAACGGGGGTCCAGTTGACATTCACAAG GTTCTTGACAACGGTGTACTAGTTGATCCCCACGATCAGCAGTCTATTGCTGATGCTCTTCTAAAACTTGTTTCAGACAAGCAATTGTGGGCGAGGTGCAGACAGAATGGACTGAAAAATATTCATCAGTTTTCTTGGCTGGAGCACTGCAAAACATATTTGTCTCGGATAGCCATGTGCAAGGCAAGGCAACCACAGTGGCAGAGAAGTAATATTGGCTTTGAATATCCAGAACCGAATTCACCTGGTGATTCTTTGAGAGACATACAAGATTTATCTTTAAACTTAAAGCTATCACTGGATGGTGAAAAGAATGAAGGAACTGGAACTTTCGATAATTCTCTGGATTCTATTGATCGAAAAAGCAACCTGGAGAATGCTTTTCTAAAGTTATCCAACGGAATTATAGGAGGTACAGAAAAGGCAAGTTTAATGGAGAAAGCAGAACAaaatgttagtggtagtaggtttCCGGTTTTGAGGTCGAAGAAGTACATTTTTGTGATAGCTGTGGATTGTGATTCAGTCTCGGATATTCCTAAAATAATTAAGACAATCATGGACGTAGCAGGAAAAGAGAATTCTATTGGGCTTATATTATCGACATCCTTGTCAATATCTGAGGTACACTCCCTTCTTATCTCGGGAAGCATAAGTCCATTGGATTTCGATGCTTTAATCTGTAACAGCGGTGGTGATTTATACTATCCTTCAACCAGTTCGGAAGATGGTACTGGGCTTCCCTTCACTGTAGACTTGGATTATCAATCGCACATCGAATACCGTTGGGGTGGAGAAGGTTTAAGGAAAACATTGGTTCGATGGGCTACTTCTGTTAATGAGAAAAAAGGACAAATCATCTCGGAAGATGAATCACGATCTACTGTCCATTGCTATACATTCGATGTGAAGGAACCTGAATCG ATTCCCCCAGTTAAGGAGCTTCGAAAGTTGATGAGAATCCAAGCTCTTAGATGCAATGTTATCTATtgtcaaaatggcaccatattGAATGTTATTCCTGTTTTGGCATCTCGAGCTCAAGCTTTAAG GTACCTATATATTCGTTGGGGCATGGAGTTATCAGGCATTGTCGTGTTTGCCGGAGAATGTGGAGACACGGATTATGAAGGCTTGCTTAGAGGTGTCCATAAAACGGTCATATTGAAGGGAATTGGCAACACTGCTCTCAAGCTTCACTCCAACAGAACCTATCCTCTAGATCATGTCCTGCCATTTGACAGTCCCAACATCCATCATGCTGAAGGATGCAGCAATGAGGAAATACGGTCATCACTTCGAAAACTTCAGGTTAGCAAGGAATAG